Proteins encoded within one genomic window of Saccharopolyspora pogona:
- a CDS encoding fluoride efflux transporter FluC yields the protein MAFPVELQPRRKPRAGAAWDVLAVVAAGGTLGSLLRYGASLAWPGPWSTLLVNVVGCVAIGVLMHVITELVVAHRLVRPFLGVGVLGGFTTFSTYVADAVHLVFDRQPALALAYLVGTVLCCLLAVLVGVLAARSAARLFQRGDR from the coding sequence ATGGCATTCCCGGTGGAGCTGCAGCCGCGGCGCAAGCCCCGGGCCGGCGCCGCGTGGGACGTTCTCGCGGTGGTCGCCGCAGGTGGCACGCTGGGGTCGCTGCTGCGCTACGGCGCATCGTTGGCGTGGCCGGGACCGTGGTCGACGCTGCTGGTCAACGTGGTCGGTTGCGTGGCCATCGGGGTGCTGATGCACGTGATCACCGAGCTCGTCGTCGCGCACCGGCTGGTCCGGCCGTTCCTCGGCGTCGGTGTCCTGGGCGGGTTCACCACCTTCTCCACTTACGTCGCCGACGCGGTGCACCTGGTGTTCGACCGCCAGCCCGCGCTCGCCCTCGCCTACCTGGTCGGCACCGTGCTGTGCTGCTTGCTCGCGGTGCTCGTCGGGGTCCTTGCGGCGCGCTCGGCGGCGCGCCTGTTCCAGCGAGGTGATCGATGA
- a CDS encoding deoxyribonuclease IV gives MRIGAHVRDDDPLAAAAERGAEVVQFFLSDPQGWKAPKPHPRAEQLRDSDVAVFIHAPYVINVASLNNRIRIPSRKAVGQQAKAAAAVGAQGLIVHGGHVTKDDEPAEGVSNWRKLFERQAAEGGFEVPILVENTAGGANAMARRFDALARLWDAVGEFGAGFCLDTCHAHAAGEELLDVVDRVKAITGRIDLVHLNDSRDEFGSSRDRHANIGAGNIDPELLVAVCANAGAPVVVETPDEGQADDIAFLRGKVG, from the coding sequence ATGCGTATCGGCGCCCACGTTCGCGATGATGACCCGTTGGCCGCCGCCGCCGAGCGCGGCGCGGAGGTCGTGCAGTTCTTCCTGTCGGACCCGCAGGGTTGGAAGGCCCCGAAGCCACACCCGCGGGCCGAGCAGTTGCGGGACAGCGACGTGGCCGTGTTCATCCACGCGCCGTACGTCATCAACGTGGCTTCGCTGAACAACCGGATCCGGATTCCGTCCCGCAAGGCGGTGGGGCAGCAGGCGAAGGCGGCGGCCGCGGTGGGCGCGCAGGGCCTGATCGTGCACGGCGGGCACGTGACGAAGGACGACGAGCCGGCCGAGGGCGTGTCGAACTGGCGCAAGCTGTTCGAGCGGCAGGCCGCGGAGGGCGGCTTCGAGGTGCCGATCCTGGTCGAGAACACCGCCGGCGGCGCGAATGCGATGGCTCGGCGGTTCGACGCGCTGGCGCGGTTGTGGGATGCGGTCGGCGAGTTCGGGGCGGGGTTCTGCCTGGACACCTGCCACGCGCACGCCGCTGGCGAGGAGCTGCTGGACGTCGTGGACCGGGTGAAGGCGATCACCGGGCGGATCGACCTGGTGCACCTCAACGATTCGCGGGACGAGTTCGGATCGTCGCGGGACCGGCACGCGAACATCGGTGCGGGCAACATCGACCCGGAGCTGCTGGTCGCGGTGTGCGCGAACGCGGGGGCGCCGGTGGTGGTGGAGACCCCGGACGAGGGCCAGGCCGACGACATCGCGTTCCTCCGCGGCAAGGTCGGCTGA
- a CDS encoding single-stranded DNA-binding protein: MAGETVITVVGNLTADPELRFTPSGAAVANFTVASTPRTFDRQSGEWKDGEALFLRCNIWRQAAENVAESLTRGMRVVVQGRLRQRSFETKEGEKRTVVELEVDEIGPSLRYATAKVNKVNRGGSGFSGGGGPSGPPADDPWGSAPPAGSGGGFSDEPPF; this comes from the coding sequence ATGGCTGGTGAGACGGTAATCACGGTGGTCGGCAACCTGACCGCCGACCCGGAGCTGCGCTTCACCCCGTCCGGTGCCGCGGTCGCGAACTTCACGGTGGCCTCCACGCCCCGGACCTTCGACCGCCAGTCCGGCGAGTGGAAGGACGGCGAGGCCCTGTTCCTGCGCTGCAACATCTGGCGGCAGGCCGCGGAGAACGTGGCCGAGTCGCTGACCCGCGGCATGCGGGTCGTCGTGCAGGGCAGGCTGCGGCAGCGTTCCTTCGAGACGAAGGAAGGCGAAAAGCGCACCGTCGTCGAGCTCGAGGTCGACGAGATCGGGCCGTCCCTGCGCTACGCGACCGCCAAGGTGAACAAGGTCAACCGCGGCGGCAGTGGCTTCAGTGGTGGCGGGGGCCCGTCCGGTCCCCCGGCCGACGACCCGTGGGGTTCCGCGCCGCCCGCCGGTTCCGGTGGTGGGTTCAGCGACGAGCCGCCGTTCTAA
- a CDS encoding MerR family transcriptional regulator, protein MGYSVGEAARLAGVTVRTLHHYDEVGLLTPSGRTAAGYRSYSDADLDRLRRILFYRELDLGLDDIASILADGDANAHLKRQHELLLIRIERLQRMVAAVERELEANTMGIELTQEEKFELFGEFDPDDYAEEVERRWGGTDAYRQSQQKMSSFTKEDWKRFMASQEDIGRRLAEAMRAGFAPDSEQAMDLAEEHRQHITRWCYDCTYEIHRGLGEMYVADERFAANYEKLLPGLAEYIRTAINANATRAGA, encoded by the coding sequence ATGGGCTACTCGGTCGGTGAAGCCGCCCGGCTCGCCGGGGTGACGGTGCGGACGCTGCACCACTACGACGAGGTGGGACTGCTGACCCCGAGCGGTCGGACGGCGGCGGGCTACCGCAGCTACTCCGACGCGGACCTGGACCGGCTGCGCCGGATCCTGTTCTACCGGGAGCTGGACCTCGGCCTCGACGACATCGCGAGCATCCTCGCCGACGGTGACGCCAACGCACACCTGAAGCGGCAGCACGAACTGCTGCTGATCCGCATCGAGCGGTTGCAGCGGATGGTCGCGGCGGTGGAACGCGAGCTGGAGGCGAACACGATGGGGATCGAGCTGACGCAGGAGGAGAAGTTCGAGCTGTTCGGGGAATTCGACCCGGACGATTACGCCGAAGAGGTCGAACGGCGTTGGGGCGGCACCGACGCGTACCGGCAGTCCCAGCAGAAGATGTCTTCGTTCACCAAGGAGGACTGGAAGCGGTTCATGGCCTCGCAGGAGGACATCGGCCGCCGCCTGGCCGAGGCGATGCGGGCCGGGTTCGCCCCGGACAGCGAGCAGGCGATGGACCTCGCCGAGGAACACCGCCAGCACATCACGCGCTGGTGCTACGACTGCACCTACGAGATCCACCGCGGTCTCGGCGAGATGTACGTGGCGGACGAACGCTTCGCGGCGAACTACGAGAAGCTGCTGCCCGGCCTCGCCGAGTACATCCGGACGGCGATCAACGCCAACGCCACCCGGGCTGGGGCGTAA
- the rplI gene encoding 50S ribosomal protein L9, translating into MKIILTADVTGLGESGDIVEVKDGYARNYLLPRSLAIVATKGAQKQIETIRRVQENRRVRNLEHAHELKQQLKDLGLVTLTAKVSSQGKLFGSITSGDVVAAVRKAGGPSLDKRSVSLRGHIKSLGKHIVDVQLHPDVTANVSVQVAGEQ; encoded by the coding sequence GTGAAGATCATCCTCACCGCTGACGTGACCGGTCTCGGCGAGTCTGGCGACATCGTCGAGGTCAAGGACGGTTACGCGCGCAACTACCTGCTGCCCCGCAGCCTGGCCATCGTGGCCACCAAGGGCGCGCAGAAGCAGATCGAAACGATCCGCCGCGTGCAGGAGAACCGCCGGGTGCGCAACCTGGAGCACGCTCACGAGCTAAAGCAGCAGCTGAAGGACCTGGGCCTGGTCACGCTGACCGCGAAGGTGTCCTCGCAGGGCAAGCTGTTCGGCTCGATCACCAGCGGCGACGTCGTCGCCGCGGTGCGCAAGGCCGGTGGCCCGAGCCTGGACAAGCGTTCGGTCTCGCTGCGCGGCCACATCAAGTCGCTGGGCAAGCACATCGTCGACGTGCAGCTGCACCCGGACGTGACGGCCAACGTCAGCGTCCAGGTCGCCGGCGAGCAGTGA
- the rpsR gene encoding 30S ribosomal protein S18: MAKAPLRKPKKKVCVFCKDKAAQIDYKDTTLLRKYISDRGKIRARRVTGNCSQHQRDVAIAVKNAREMALLPYTSTAR, encoded by the coding sequence ATGGCCAAGGCGCCCTTGCGCAAGCCGAAGAAGAAGGTCTGCGTGTTCTGCAAGGACAAGGCGGCGCAGATCGACTACAAGGACACGACGCTGCTGCGGAAGTACATCTCCGACCGCGGCAAGATCCGTGCCCGTCGCGTGACCGGCAACTGCAGCCAGCACCAGCGCGACGTCGCCATCGCGGTGAAGAACGCTCGCGAGATGGCTCTGCTGCCCTACACCTCGACCGCTCGCTGA
- the rpsF gene encoding 30S ribosomal protein S6, producing MVFMRHYELMVILDPSLDERTVAPSLENFLNVVRNDGGTVEKVDVWGRRRLSFEIEKNAEGIYVILDLNSEPATIKELDRQLNLNESILRTKVIRKIVEPRKAARAAKARAAQASA from the coding sequence ATGGTCTTCATGCGTCACTACGAGCTCATGGTCATCCTGGACCCGAGCCTGGACGAGCGCACCGTCGCTCCGTCCTTGGAGAACTTCCTCAACGTTGTCCGCAACGACGGTGGCACCGTCGAGAAGGTCGACGTCTGGGGCCGCCGGCGTCTCTCGTTCGAGATTGAGAAGAACGCCGAGGGCATCTACGTCATCCTGGACCTCAACAGCGAGCCGGCCACCATCAAGGAACTGGACCGGCAGCTGAACCTCAACGAGTCGATCCTGCGGACGAAGGTCATCCGCAAGATCGTCGAGCCCCGCAAGGCCGCGCGCGCCGCCAAGGCCCGCGCCGCTCAGGCGTCCGCCTGA
- a CDS encoding glycosyltransferase family 87 protein — protein sequence MIGISARTTRGLTISGLVALCMFTALALALGYANKARCTGPLYDEWGRSEPAYQERAYGEVCYSDIQNLWIGRDIDRHVFPYVNGGIEADGTLYGGVVEYPVLTGVLIWVGAIFADTDAGFLAASALLMAPFGLAVAWWLGRLSGWRALLWALSPPLVLYAFHNWDLPVVACAVSAVFVVHRWTSASLRRRATAAAVLLGLGFALKLYPAFFVLPLALYVLTEGREEARRFDVRGALQVVGAAVGTAVLANLPFMLAGFGGWLASFDFQSRRQVDISTNSVWYWGFRHWTDSEGFQSAMGVVSPLLILLASAVACAVGWLRYERAGTYPWIQVSAAMLCGFLLLHKVHSPQYTLWLLPFFVLVSVRWGWIVAYLVADVAMGISIFRWFYLNMSGVPNGIHDGFTAQALMIGVWGRAALLVGLFVAFLAARSAVDDLGPGRPSGAALPDLADHDVPASTPRQR from the coding sequence GTGATCGGCATCAGCGCTAGGACGACCCGCGGGTTGACGATCTCCGGTTTGGTCGCGCTGTGCATGTTCACCGCGTTGGCGTTGGCGTTGGGCTACGCGAACAAGGCGCGCTGCACCGGCCCGCTCTACGACGAGTGGGGGCGTTCGGAACCCGCCTACCAGGAGCGGGCCTACGGCGAGGTGTGCTACTCGGACATCCAGAACCTGTGGATCGGCCGGGACATCGATCGGCACGTCTTCCCCTACGTGAACGGGGGGATCGAGGCCGACGGGACGTTGTACGGCGGGGTGGTCGAGTACCCGGTGCTGACCGGGGTGCTGATCTGGGTGGGCGCGATTTTCGCCGACACGGACGCGGGTTTCCTGGCCGCGTCGGCGTTGTTGATGGCGCCGTTCGGGTTGGCCGTCGCGTGGTGGTTGGGCAGGTTGAGCGGCTGGCGGGCGTTGTTGTGGGCGCTCAGCCCGCCGCTGGTGCTTTATGCCTTCCACAACTGGGATTTGCCTGTCGTGGCATGCGCGGTCAGCGCGGTGTTCGTCGTGCATCGGTGGACATCGGCGTCGTTGCGCCGTCGGGCGACGGCGGCCGCGGTGTTGTTGGGCCTGGGGTTCGCGCTGAAGTTGTATCCGGCGTTTTTCGTGCTGCCGTTGGCGTTGTACGTGCTGACCGAGGGCCGGGAGGAGGCGCGGCGGTTCGACGTGCGCGGTGCGTTGCAGGTCGTGGGGGCGGCGGTCGGGACGGCGGTGCTGGCGAACCTGCCGTTCATGTTGGCCGGGTTCGGCGGTTGGTTGGCGTCGTTCGACTTCCAGTCGCGCCGGCAGGTGGACATCAGCACGAACTCGGTCTGGTACTGGGGTTTTCGGCACTGGACCGACTCCGAGGGCTTCCAGTCGGCGATGGGCGTGGTGTCGCCGCTGCTGATCTTGTTGGCGTCCGCGGTCGCCTGCGCGGTGGGTTGGTTGCGGTACGAGCGCGCCGGGACCTATCCGTGGATCCAGGTGTCGGCGGCGATGCTGTGCGGTTTCCTGCTGCTGCACAAGGTGCATTCGCCGCAGTACACGTTGTGGCTGCTGCCATTCTTCGTGCTGGTGTCGGTGCGCTGGGGCTGGATCGTGGCGTACCTGGTGGCGGACGTGGCGATGGGCATCAGCATCTTCCGCTGGTTCTACCTGAACATGTCGGGTGTGCCCAACGGCATCCACGACGGTTTCACCGCGCAGGCGTTGATGATCGGGGTTTGGGGTCGGGCGGCGCTGCTGGTCGGGCTGTTCGTGGCGTTCCTCGCCGCTCGTTCCGCTGTGGACGATCTCGGGCCCGGTAGACCAAGCGGCGCAGCTCTGCCGGACCTCGCCGACCACGACGTTCCAGCCAGTACGCCCCGGCAACGGTGA
- a CDS encoding DUF3224 domain-containing protein, translated as MSTQTAGSYTITRWDESTVGDGEQYPRLAHASISNKFAGGIEAAEVACEYVLAYATELDGSFTGMQLINGVLDGRKGAFAIEERGCFGDDGSIHATFEVVPGSATGELSGLRGKGRYTAKSGERAVPYTFEYDLG; from the coding sequence ATGAGTACGCAGACCGCCGGCAGCTACACCATCACCCGGTGGGACGAGAGCACCGTCGGCGACGGCGAGCAATACCCGAGGCTCGCGCACGCCTCGATCAGCAACAAGTTCGCCGGCGGCATCGAGGCCGCTGAGGTCGCCTGCGAGTACGTCCTCGCCTACGCCACCGAGCTGGACGGGTCGTTCACCGGGATGCAGCTGATCAACGGGGTTCTCGACGGGCGCAAGGGCGCTTTCGCGATCGAGGAGCGCGGCTGCTTCGGCGACGACGGGTCGATCCACGCCACCTTCGAGGTGGTGCCGGGTTCGGCCACCGGCGAGCTATCCGGGCTGCGCGGCAAGGGCCGCTACACGGCCAAGAGCGGCGAGCGCGCGGTGCCCTACACCTTCGAGTACGACCTGGGCTGA
- a CDS encoding acyl-CoA dehydrogenase, whose translation MGHYKSNVRDLEFNLFEVFKVQERLGTGAFEQSDEATVRGVLTELNELATGPLADSFAEGDRTPAKFDPATHSVTLPEAFKKSYQQLVDGEWWRLSLPDELGGYGTPPSVIWSAAELTLGANPAMYMYMSGPSSATILWRNGTEEQRRWAQLMIERRWGSTMVLTEPDAGSDVGAGRTKAIKQEDGSWHLDGVKRFITSADQDMTENIMHLVLARPEGPGIESKPGTKGLSLFLVPKFHFDSETGEPGERNGAFVTNVEHKMGLNASATCELTFGQHGTPAQGWLLGEVHDGIAQMFQVIEYARMMVGTKAIGTLSTGYLNALDYAKERVQGADLTKTADKAAPRVTITHHPDVRRILMLQKAYVEGLRAVYLYTASFQDQVAQGQHDGTDFSTAEQVNDLLLPIVKGVGSERAYEMLTLSLQTLGGSGFLQDYPIEQYIRDSKIDSLYEGTTAIQAQDFFFRKIVRNNGAAVGHVAAEIQATLEAEGADERLKEERALVARALQDAQGMLGTLIEFLTSSQEDVKNIYKVGQHAVSFLLSMGDLLVGWLLLRQAEVALAALDAGASAKDQPFYQGKVAAARFFAKNVLPELTGRRKIIEAADNSLMDLDESVF comes from the coding sequence ATGGGCCACTACAAGAGCAACGTCCGCGACCTCGAATTCAACCTCTTCGAGGTCTTCAAGGTGCAGGAGCGGCTGGGCACGGGTGCCTTCGAGCAGTCCGACGAGGCCACCGTGCGGGGCGTGCTCACCGAGCTCAACGAGCTGGCGACCGGCCCGCTGGCCGACTCCTTCGCCGAAGGCGACCGGACCCCCGCCAAGTTCGACCCGGCCACCCACTCGGTAACCCTGCCCGAGGCCTTCAAGAAGTCGTACCAACAGTTGGTGGACGGCGAGTGGTGGCGGCTCAGTCTGCCGGACGAGCTCGGCGGCTACGGCACCCCGCCCAGCGTCATCTGGTCGGCCGCCGAACTCACGCTCGGCGCGAACCCGGCGATGTACATGTACATGTCGGGCCCGAGCTCCGCGACGATCCTGTGGCGCAACGGCACCGAGGAGCAGCGGCGCTGGGCCCAGTTGATGATCGAGCGCCGCTGGGGCTCCACCATGGTGCTCACCGAGCCGGACGCGGGCTCCGACGTCGGCGCCGGCCGCACCAAGGCCATCAAGCAGGAGGACGGCTCCTGGCACCTGGACGGCGTGAAGCGGTTCATCACCTCCGCCGACCAGGACATGACCGAGAACATCATGCACCTGGTGCTGGCCCGCCCCGAAGGTCCCGGCATCGAGTCCAAGCCCGGCACCAAGGGCCTGAGCCTGTTCCTGGTGCCGAAGTTCCACTTCGACTCCGAGACCGGTGAGCCCGGCGAGCGCAACGGCGCCTTCGTCACCAACGTCGAGCACAAGATGGGCCTGAACGCCTCGGCCACCTGCGAGCTGACCTTCGGCCAGCACGGCACCCCGGCCCAGGGCTGGCTGCTCGGCGAGGTGCACGACGGCATCGCGCAGATGTTCCAGGTCATCGAGTACGCCCGGATGATGGTCGGCACCAAGGCCATCGGCACCCTCTCCACCGGCTACCTCAACGCGCTGGACTACGCCAAGGAGCGCGTGCAGGGCGCCGACCTGACCAAGACAGCCGACAAGGCCGCGCCGCGGGTGACAATCACCCACCACCCGGACGTGCGCCGCATCCTGATGCTGCAGAAGGCCTACGTGGAGGGGCTGCGCGCGGTGTACCTGTACACCGCGAGCTTCCAGGACCAGGTGGCGCAGGGCCAGCACGACGGCACCGACTTCAGCACCGCCGAGCAGGTCAACGACCTGCTGCTGCCCATCGTCAAGGGCGTCGGCTCGGAGCGCGCCTACGAGATGCTGACCCTGTCGCTGCAGACCCTGGGCGGCTCCGGCTTCCTGCAGGACTACCCGATCGAGCAGTACATCCGGGACTCCAAGATCGACAGCCTGTACGAGGGCACCACCGCGATCCAGGCCCAGGACTTCTTCTTCCGCAAGATCGTCCGCAACAACGGCGCAGCCGTCGGCCACGTCGCCGCGGAGATCCAGGCGACGCTGGAGGCCGAGGGCGCCGACGAGCGGCTCAAGGAGGAGCGCGCGCTGGTGGCCCGCGCGCTGCAGGACGCCCAGGGCATGCTCGGCACGCTGATCGAGTTCCTGACCTCTTCGCAGGAGGACGTCAAGAACATCTACAAGGTCGGCCAGCACGCCGTGTCGTTCCTGCTGAGCATGGGCGACCTGCTGGTCGGCTGGCTGCTGCTGCGGCAGGCCGAGGTCGCCCTCGCCGCGCTGGACGCGGGCGCGTCGGCCAAGGACCAGCCGTTCTACCAGGGCAAGGTGGCGGCGGCCCGGTTCTTCGCCAAGAACGTGCTGCCGGAGCTCACCGGTCGCCGCAAGATCATCGAGGCGGCGGACAACTCCCTGATGGACCTCGACGAGTCCGTCTTCTGA
- a CDS encoding helix-turn-helix transcriptional regulator, translated as MRADRLLTVLLLLQNRGRMTASELAAALEVSVRTVYRDIEALGAAGVPVCADRGPDGGYRLMDGYRTRLTGLTDAEAGSLFLAGAPGPARELGLGTVLATAQLKVQAALPAELAERTRRIQDRFHLDAKGWFRDPDQVPHLGEIAQAVWERRVLRAHYRRWSGEVYRELQPLGIVLKGGIWYLVAQVSEAVRTYRISRFLAVEATPETFTRPTGFDLAASWAESAQRMEAAMYRGTARLRISPLAQRLLPAQFGALGTKALTDTGPPDEHGWVEVELLVERQAVAVTDLLRLGNEAEVLGPPELRAAVAETVTALAARYAS; from the coding sequence ATGCGCGCCGACCGGCTCCTCACCGTTCTCCTGCTGCTCCAGAACCGCGGCCGGATGACCGCGAGCGAGCTCGCCGCGGCGCTGGAGGTGTCGGTCCGCACCGTCTACCGCGACATCGAGGCCCTCGGGGCGGCGGGCGTCCCGGTCTGCGCCGACCGCGGTCCCGATGGCGGCTACCGCCTGATGGACGGCTACCGGACCCGGCTGACCGGCCTCACCGACGCCGAAGCCGGCTCCCTCTTCCTGGCCGGCGCACCCGGCCCGGCGCGGGAGCTCGGCCTGGGCACCGTCCTGGCCACCGCGCAGCTGAAGGTCCAGGCCGCGCTGCCCGCCGAACTGGCCGAACGGACCCGCCGCATCCAGGACCGGTTCCACCTCGACGCGAAGGGCTGGTTCCGGGACCCCGACCAGGTACCGCACCTAGGCGAGATCGCCCAGGCGGTGTGGGAGCGGCGCGTGCTGCGCGCGCACTACCGCCGTTGGAGCGGCGAGGTGTACCGGGAACTCCAACCGCTGGGCATCGTCCTGAAAGGCGGGATCTGGTACCTGGTGGCCCAGGTCAGCGAAGCCGTCCGCACCTACCGGATCTCGCGCTTCCTGGCCGTGGAGGCCACCCCGGAGACCTTCACCCGGCCCACCGGCTTCGACCTCGCTGCCAGTTGGGCGGAGTCCGCCCAGCGGATGGAGGCCGCGATGTACCGGGGGACCGCCAGGCTGCGGATCTCGCCGCTGGCCCAGCGACTGCTGCCCGCGCAGTTCGGCGCCCTCGGCACCAAAGCGCTCACCGACACCGGGCCGCCCGACGAGCACGGCTGGGTGGAGGTCGAGCTGCTCGTCGAGCGGCAAGCCGTCGCAGTCACCGACCTGCTCCGCCTCGGCAACGAAGCGGAAGTTCTCGGCCCGCCAGAACTCCGCGCCGCGGTCGCCGAAACCGTCACCGCGCTGGCGGCCCGCTACGCCTCCTGA